In Oryza sativa Japonica Group chromosome 3, ASM3414082v1, one DNA window encodes the following:
- the LOC9266933 gene encoding probable hexosyltransferase MUCI70, which yields MSPSSSSSLIHGISISVSDDEEASGRVRVRVRRKRHRHPASAARRRLLRRAARLCAPLLLATLAVSLLLYESYRLSPSSPTPPPAANLTRVDHTGAVRAADGARKPCLKILGPEKLQNLELPEVPEQNLSVQKVVYKSSLLHLGDDDSSRTEISRFNSFTGYQTLNEREESFKMKELTTLHCGFYNENGGFKVSDVDKDYMRSCSVVVATCAFGGGDDLHQPIGMTEVSIKKVCYVAFWDEVTRAAQEEEGNKIGENLMIGLWRIILVRDLPFSDQRLNGKIPKLISHRLFPMARYSIWVDSKSQFRRDPLGVLEALLWRSNSSLALSEHGARSSLYDEGKAIVKKHKATPEEVKIQLDQYRQDGIPDEKRFNGKKALAEASVIVRDHAPLTNLFMCLWFNEVVRFTSRDQLSFPYVLRRLRMPGVHLFPVCARKDLVNSFGHRRKAKPLARERR from the exons AtgtcgccgtcatcgtcgtcgtcgctgatcCACGGCATCTCCATCTCCGtctccgacgacgaggaggcctCGGGGAGGGTGCGGGTCCGCGTCCGCCGcaagcgccaccgccacccggcctccgccgcgcggcgccgcctcctccgccgcgccgcgcggctgtgcgccccgctcctcctcgccaccctcgccgtctccctcctcctctacgAGTCCTACCGCCTCTCCCCGTCCTCCCCCACGCCGCCTCCGGCGGCCAACCTTACCCGCGTCGACCACACcggcgccgtccgcgccgccgatGGCGCCCGGAAGC CATGCTTGAAGATTCTTGGTCCTGAGAAGTTGCAGAATCTGGAACTTCCTGAAGTTCCTGAACAAAATCTGTCAGTCCAGAAAGTGGTGTACAAGTCCAGTCTGCTGCATCTTGGTGATGATGATTCATCTCGAACAGAGATATCACGTTTTAACTCATTCACAGGATACCAGACTCTAAATGAAAGAGAAGAAAGTTTCAAG ATGAAGGAACTCACAACTTTGCATTGTGGCTTCTATAACGAAAATGGAGGGTTCAAAGTTTCTGATGTTGATAAAGATTATATGAGGTCTTGTAGTGTCGTTGTGGCCACTTGTGCATTTGGTGGAGGGGATGACCTTCACCAGCCAATAGGAATGACAGAAGTATCTATAAAGAAG GTTTGCTATGTTGCATTCTGGGATGAAGTCACTCGTGCAGCtcaagaggaggaagggaacaAGATTGGTGAAAACCTCATGATTGGCCTTTGGCGGATTATTCTTGTGAGAGATCTTCCTTTCTCAGATCAACGATTGAATGGGAAAATTCCCAAG cTGATAAGTCATCGCCTTTTCCCTATGGCAAGATACTCAATTTGGGTGGATTCAAAATCTCAGTTTCGGAGAGATCCACTTGGAGTCCTTGAAGCCCTTCTGTGGCGTTCAAACTCTTCTTTAGCATTATCTGAACATGGAGCTAGGAGTAGTTTGTATGATGAAGGTAAAGCAATTGTTAAGAAGCACAAGGCAACTCCGGAAGAAGTTAAAATACAATTGGATCAATACCGACAAGATGGCATTCCAGATGAAAAACGATTCAATGGAAAGAAAG CTCTCGCAGAAGCTTCAGTTATTGTGAGGGATCATGCCCCTTTGACCAACCTCTTCATGTGCCTTTGGTTCAACGAAGTGGTTAGGTTCACGTCCCGGGATCAGCTGAGCTTCCCTTATGTGCTGAGGCGTCTAAGGATGCCTGGTGTCCACCTGTTCCCGGTGTGCGCCCGCAAAGACCTTGTTAACAGCTTCGGGCATAGGCGCAAGGCGAAGCCTCTTGCCAGGGAGCGAAGATGA
- the LOC4334246 gene encoding uncharacterized protein: MQKRFCWSLVWLQSSEAATFLHSWIIWSSPCLLLGLFSFLLPSSVNQPTNLFLDWFIPWCQEMEVEAMEKKGHRAFAKAIKSFGSSERHKRSKSDLEDMCAKDALYASDKTCVQPKPDAVKVKVKSDINAEVQPGRGAQSFLRKEILQLEKHLKDQQVMRGALEKALGPNATAAPVNVSNENPMPKDAKELIREIATLELEVKNMEQYLLTLYRKAFEQQVPTFSPPDHRGAPKPPVPAMAAVSSQPVQLQKSPSVKASRKNNRADAMLRSSYPPPSRRTLNDPVMTDCSTSGCSSRLGESDVLRCQSAVSYRGICSSRISPSEDSLARALRSCHSQPFSFLEEGESTAAGVISLAEYLGTNVADHIPETPNNLSEEMVRCMAGVYCKLADPPLVHHGSSSSPTSSFSSTSAISPQYLGDIWSPNYKRESTLDSRLINPFHVEGLKEFSGPYNTMVEVPLICRDSRRLKEVEDLLQTYKLILYRLETVDLRRMTNEEKIAFWVNIHNAQLMHAYLKYGVPQNNLKKTSLLVKAACKIAGRSINVAVIQSMVLGCNTYCPGQWLRTLLHPRIKSKVGKVGHVWQAFAVAQSEPLLRFALCSGSHSDPAVRVYTPKRLFHQLEAAKEEFIRATVGIWKEQKILLPKLVEAYAKDVKLSSQGLVDMVQRYLPESLRMAMQKCQQSRSSKIIEWVPHNLNFRYLLSRDLAFPHLN; this comes from the exons ATGCAAAAAAG GTTTTGTTGGAGCCTAGTGTGGCTTCAGAGCTCAGAAGCAGCCACATTTCTGCATTCTTGGATCATTTGGAGCTCTCCTTGTTTGTTGTTGGGTCTCTTCTCTTTCCTGCTTCCGAGTTCTGTGAACCAGCCAACTAATCTCT TTCTTGATTGGTTCATACCTTGGTGCCAAGAAATGGAGGTGGAGGCGATGGAGAAGAAGGGACACAGAGCCTTTGCTAAGGCAATTAAGTCTTTCGGTTCTTCAGAAAGGCACAAGCGTTCTAAGAG TGATCTTGAGGATATGTGTGCTAAAGATGCGCTGTATGCTTCAGATAAAACATGCGTTCAGCCTAAGCCA GATGCTGTAAAAGTTAAGGTAAAAAGTGATATCAACGCTGAAGTGCAACCTGGGAGAGGAGCGCAGAGCTTCTTGAGAAAAGAG ATTCTCCAGCTAGAAAAGCACCTCAAGGATCAGCAGGTCATGCGTGGCGCCCTGGAGAAAGCTCTGGGACCGAACGCTACTGCTGCTCCAGTCAACGTATCAAACGAGAATCCAATGCCAAAG gatGCCAAAGAACTTATCAGGGAGATTGCTACACTAGAGCTTGAGGTGAAGAACATGGAGCAGTATCTCCTTACCCTGTACAGGAAGGCCTTTGAGCAGCAAGTGCCCACATTTTCCCCTCCTGACCACCGGGGAGCTCCGAAGCCGCCGGtaccggcgatggcggcagtgAGCTCGCAGCCTGTGCAGCTGCAGAAATCACCCAGTGTCAAGGCATCTCGCAAGAACAACAGAGCTGACGCAATGCTGCGATCCAGCTACCCGCCACCGTCCCGTAGGACGTTGAACGATCCAGTGATGACGGATTGCTCTACGTCGGGTTGCTCTAGCAGGCTAGGTGAATCTGATGTTCTCCGGTGCCAGTCTGCGGTGTCGTACCGCGGCATTTGTTCGTCCAGGATTTCACCATCGGAGGACAGTCTTGCGAGAGCTCTTCGGTCATGCCACTCTCAACCTTTCTCATTTCTGGAG GAAGGAGAGAGTACTGCAGCAGGAGTGATAAGCTTAGCAGAGTATCTAGGCACTAATGTAGCTGACCACATTCCTGAAACTCCCAACAACCTATCGGAGGAGATGGTGAGATGCATGGCAGGGGTGTACTGCAAACTTGCAGATCCCCCTTTGGTTCACCACGGCTCGTCGTCTTCGCCAACGTCATCGTTCTCCTCGACGAGTGCGATATCCCCGCAGTATCTGGGGGATATCTGGAGTCCCAATTACAAGAGAGAATCTACTCTGGACTCTCGTTTGATAAACCCTTTCCATGTTGAGGGGTTGAAGGAGTTCAGTGGACCATACAATACAATGGTTGAGGTTCCACTGATTTGCCGCGATAGTCGGAGGCTAAAAGAAGTTGAGGATCTGCTCCAGACTTACAA GTTGATTTTGTACCGGTTGGAAACCGTCGATCTCAGGAGAATGACGAACGAAGAAAAGATTGCATTCTGGGTCAACATACACAACGCCCAGCTGATGCAT GCTTATCTAAAGTATGGCGTCCCACAGAACAATCTGAAGAAGACATCACTTCTTGTTAAG GCTGCCTGCAAAATTGCTGGACGGAGCATCAATGTAGCTGTTATCCAGAGCATGGTTCTTGGATGCAACACATACTGTCCTGGACAG TGGTTACGTACTTTGCTTCACCCAAGGATCAAAAGCAAAGTGGGCAAAGTAGGGCATGTGTGGCAAGCCTTTGCCGTTGCACAATCAGAGCCTCTTTTACGCTTTGCGCTTTGTTCAGGAAGCCATTCTGATCCCGCG GTGAGAGTGTACACTCCAAAGAGGCTGTTCCATCAACTGGAGGCTGCCAAGGAGGAGTTCATCCGGGCAACGGTGGGCATCTGGAAGGAGCAGAAAAtactgcttccaaagctcgtcGAGGCGTATGCGAAAGACGTCAAGCTCTCGTCGCAGGGCCTTGTCGACATGGTGCAGCGCTACCTCCCGGAGAGCTTGAGGATGGCAATGCAGAAGTGCCAGCAGAGCAGATCCAGCAAGATCATAGAATGGGTGCCTCATAACCTGAATTTCCGGTATCTGCTGTCCAGGGACCTGGCATTTCCTCACCTGAACTGA
- the LOC4334247 gene encoding small ribosomal subunit protein uS9c, with translation MALSLTTAFSHLSLPSTSKFHPLPLLHLRFPSSSSSRRAARLALAASAAEAAEPVEVEEAPAEDGADEVVAVEDELSGPALRKYVKQRLPGGFAAQRITATGRRKTAIARVVLQEGTGRVFINFRDAKEYLQGNPMWMEYCKVPLVTLGFENSYDVFVKVHGGGLSGQAQAICLGVARALVKISTANKVTLRGEGLLTRDTRIVERKKAGLKKARKRPQFSKR, from the exons ATGGCGCTCTCCCTCACCACCGCCTTCTcccacctctccctcccctccacctccaagTTCCAcccgctccccctcctccacctccgcttcccctcctcctcctcctcccgccgcgccgcgcgcctcgcgctcgccgcctccgccgccgaggccgccgagcctgtcgaggtggaggaggcgcccGCCGAGGACGGGGCGGATGAGGTGGTGGCCGTGGAGGACGAGCTGTCCGGACCGGCGCTGCGAAAGTACGTGAAGCAGCGGCTTCCCGGGGGCTTCGCGGCGCAGCGGATCACCGCCACGGGCCGCCGCAAGACGGCCATCGCCCGCGTCGTGCTCCAGGAGGGCACCGGAAGGGTGTTCATCAACTTCCGCGATGCCAAG GAGTATTTGCAAGGAAATCCAATGTGGATGGAGTACTGCAAGGTACCCCTGGTGACCCTAGGGTTCGAGAACAGCTACGACGTCTTCGTCAAAGTTCACGGGGGTGGTCTCTCGGGCCAAGCCCAGGCCATTTGCCTCGGCGTCGCCCGTGCACTGGTGaagatcagcaccgcaaacaaAGTTACTCTGAGGGGAGAAGGTTTGCTGACAAGAGACACCCGTATAGTTGAAAGGAAGAAGGCTGGTCTTAAGAAGGCACGCAAGCGCCCGCAGTTCTCAAAGCGTTAG